The sequence below is a genomic window from Clostridium putrefaciens.
CAACCTCTGTACTCCCTGTAAAGTTTATGAAATCAACTTCTTTATGAGTTACAGAGTAATCTCCTATTTCACTTCCTCTTCCTGTAATTGTATTTAATACCCCCTTAGGAAGTCCTGCCATATTAAACACTTCTGCAAGGTATAATGCTGATATAGCTCCTTGTGTTGGTGGTTTTAATACCACAGAATTACCCGCCATAAGTGCAGGAGCTATCTTAGATGCAGATAAGTTTACTGGATAATTAAATGGAGATATAGCAAGAACTACTCCTAGAGGTACTCTTGTAACAACTGAAATCTTATTTCTCTTTGTTCCAGGAAAACTATCTCCTGGAATTGTTTCCCCTTCTAAATTTTTAGCTGCATCTGCAGTAAATCTTATATAATCTGCACTTCTTTGTATTTCAGATATGGAACTCTTTCTATCTTTTGCAATTTCCATTGTAAGTATTTCTGCAAGTTCCTCTGCCTTTTCATATAAAATATCTGCTGCCCTATTTAATATATCCGACCTTCTGTTGACAGGAATCTCTTGCCACAGAACCTGAGCTTCTTTTGAATTCATGATAGCTTTATCTACCTCATCTTTATTCATTGACTGTATTTTGCCAATAAGACTATTATCTATAGGAGAAAAAATCTCAGTATATTTACCCGACTTACTTTCTTTCCAATATCCATCATAAAGATTCTTGTATGTTTTATTTTCATCTTTTAAATTTTTAAATGTATCTTTCGTCATATTATCATGACTCCTTCATCTTTTGATTTAATCTATATACTTTGCTTATACACATATATCTTTTTGAAATTAGTTTTTCACCACCTCTAATAATTATTCAAGTTTAACTATATTACCTTTTATAATGATAGAAATCTAATACTAGCCTTGCACAATTATATTTCGATAAATGTTTAGTAGTCATTATTATATAGTATTCTTTCTCACTATGCAACAAATCTTTATATTGACTTTTTTCAACTTATAACTTAATATTTTAATTAAATGATTATAATATTTTAACTAAATATATGGCTATGATAAGGATAAGTAAAAATATTCACTTCTTCACAGAAAAGAAACTTAAGATGAAAGGTTTCTAAGAACATATTTTGAACCAACCTTAGAGCTCTGTACCGAATTTTAGTAGGCTACAGCGGAATTCTTCCGTTATAATAAAGAGAGAGTATACCTTTTAATGGTGTACTAATTAGGGTGGTAACGCCGACCATGGTCCCTTCATTATATGAATAGGATCTTTTTTTGTTGTTATAGATATATTTAGAAGTTAAAACATATTAGGTAAGGCATTAAAACGCCTTTATTTCATTAACTTAAATATCTATTAAATTAATATTGCTTATTAACTAAATCAATTATTGGAGGTAAATATATGAGTAAAAATAAAAAATTCGTAGAATCCATAACTCCTATGTCAGAAGACTTTGCTAAATGGTATACAGACATAGTAAAAAAGGCTGAACTAACGGACTATTCAACTGTTAAAGGGTGCATGATAATAAGGCCTTATGGCTATGCAATTTGGGAAAACATACAAAAAGAACTTGATGCTAAATTTAAAGCTACAGGTCACGAAAATGTATACATGCCACTATTTATACCTGAAAGTTTACTTGAAAAAGAAAAAGATCACGTTGAAGGATTTGCTCCTGAAGTGGCTTGGGTTACCCATGGTGGTGAAGAAAAGTTAGCTGAAAGATTATGTGTACGTCCTACTTCAGAAACATTATTTTGTGAGCACTACTCAAAGATAATTCAATCTTATAACGACTTACCAAAACTATATAACCAGTGGTGTTCTGTAGTTAGATGGGAAAAAACAACTCGTCCATTTTTAAGAACTACTGAGTTCTTATGGCAAGAAGGCCACACTGCCCATGCCACACAAAAAGATGCTGAAGAAGAGACTATAAAGATGTTGAATGTATATGCAGACTTTTGTGAAAATGTTCTTGCAATGCCTGTAATTAAAGGTCAAAAAACAGAAAAGGAAAAGTTTGCAGGCGCTACATCTACCTATACTATAGAAAGTTTAATGCATGATGGTAAAGCACTTCAAAATGGTACTTCACACAACTTTGGAGATAACTTTGCAAAGGCTTTTAATATACAATATACAGATAAAAATGGTACTCTCCAATATGTTCACCAAACCTCTTGGGGTGTTACTACAAGACTTATAGGATCTATAATAATGGTTCATGGAGATGATAGTGGACTTGTGCTACCTCCAAAGATAGCTCCAATTCAAGTTGTTATAGTACCTATTGCTCAGCACAAAGAAGGGGTCCTAGACAAAGCTCACGAATTAAAGGATAGAATTTCTAAGGTTGCTTCAGTAAAGCTTGATGATTCAGATAAGATGGCAGGATGGAAGTTCAATGAATATGAGATGAAAGGAATTCCTGTTCGTTTAGAAGTTGGACCAAAAGACATTGAAAATAACCAAGTAGTACTAGTAAGAAGAGATACTCGTGAAAAACTAGTAGTATCAATAGATGAATTAGAAGTTAAACTAGAAGAGTTATTAGAAGATATACAAAAGTCTCTTTTTGAAAAAGCAAAAACCTTGAGAGATGAAAAGACTTATTCAGCTACAACTATGGAAGAATTTAAAGAAATAGCTGATACTAAACCTGGATTTATAAAATCTATGTGGTGTGGAGAAACATCTTGCGAAGAAAAGATCAAAGAAATAGCAGGAACTTCCTCAAGATGTATGCCTTTTAATCAAGAAAACTTATCTGATAAATGTGTATGTTGTGGTAAAGATGCTACTCATTTAGTATATTGGGGAAAAGCTTATTAATACTAGATTATCATAACTTTAAAAGCTCGGTATATCCTATTTAAGATATATACCGAGCTTTTATAAAAGTAAGTCATTTAAAATTATTTTATCCCTATAAAAAGTTTTTGAATATAACTAAGAATATTACCCCAGGAACACCAAAGAACCCTGCTATTAATGCTGTTACTGCATTAATGCCTACAGTTACTCCAAAGTATCCGCCAATGAAATTAACTAATAGTAAGGTCAATGCTCCAAATACACCATTAATAATTAATTTAAATAATATCTTTAAAGGCCAGGAAAATAACTTAACTATTATAAATAATAATATTAAAGCTACAATGAACGCAATTACACTTTCAATCACCATAATTTCTCCTTAATCATTATAAGGAGCTCACCGCCTTTCAACTAAGTTGCTTTTAATCATTTCTTATCATATTATATTATAATTAAAAGTTAATATGATACTTCTAACTATATAATACCATATTTATAATATAGCATAAACAAATTTCTAAACCTAAACTAGTATTTTACTAGCTCTAAGTTTAAAAACCTGCCTATACTAAATCTTATATTTCTTATTTAGATTCTTTAACTTCTACGGGTTTTCCTATTAAATATACAAGCACCCCTAATATGATTACATCTACAGGTAAAACTATATAAACTGGAACATTTAACCCTACAGGTATATATCCAAATATAACTGCAAACATTGCTACAAACATAGCATACCATATTTGTGTTTTAGTATGATCTAGGTGGTCGCACCCTGACCCCATAGATGAGAGTATAGTTGTATCTGAAATTGGAGAGCAGTGATCTCCAAATATTGCACCTGTAAGTACTGCTCCTATGCTCATAATAACAAACTTTGGATCTGATGACATTGAACTTGCTAGTGGAATTGTAAGTGGCATTAATATACCCATGGTTCCATAAGCAGTTCCTGTAGCAAAGGATATTATCGATCCTAAAAGGAATATAATGGTAGGTAATAAAAACTGTGGTATAGTATCTGATAATAATGATACTAAATATTTTGCTGTACCAAGTTCCTTTATAACGCTACTTAATGACCAAGCTAATAATAAGATAACTCCAGTTATAATAAGTGACTTCATTCCGCCCACCCATATATCTATGGCCTCACCTATTTTAAATATCTTTTTAAAAATACCCATTAATATAGCTACCATAGATGCAAGTAAGGCTGCTTGGAATATAACTATAGATGCATCTGCATTTCCAAAGGCACTTTGTATAGCCCTTATCGAAAGTGGTGATGAAGTTACAATAGATTGTGCTACAACATCTCCTCCTGCCATTATTGTTATATATCCATTATAATAAAAACCTGCAAAGGCTCCTACAATAAGAGTTCCTATAGGAATTATGGCATTCCATATACTAAGCTTTATACCTTCTTTTGGTTCCATCTCATCCGCATTTTCTACCAACATAGGACTTGCTGTATCACTCATAACCTTACCTGTTGTCCTAGCCCTTCTTTCAGCCTTAAGCATAGGCCCAAATTCCCTTAAAAATATAGCAGTAAATAATGTAAATAAAAGTATAAATATATTATAAAATCTATAAGGTATTGTAGATATAAACATTCCAAAAGCATCAACTTCTTGGCCTATTGCTAGGTATCCATCTTTTATTAAACTTAGTTCATATCCAATCCAAGTAGATATAAGTGCAAGCCCTGCAATAGGGGCTGCTGTGGCATCAATTATAAACGATAATTTCTCTCTTGACACCTTCATACTATCTGTTACTGGCTTCATTATAGGTCCAACTATTAATGAATTTGCATAATCGTCAAAAAACACAAGTAAACCTAAGAACCAAGTTATAACCTGAGCACTTATTGGTCCTTTAGCCCTTTTAGCAAGAGCTTTTGCAACTGCCTTTGTTCCACCCATCTTTGTTATAAGCGCTATAAGACCGCCTATGGTTAGGCATTGTAATATTATGCCTGCATTCCATGGATTAGCCAAAGAGTTAAGTACATATTTTACTAAGTCTAAAAATGAATAGAATAAAGCCATAAATATATTAACTCCATTTAAATTGAGTAAAAAGCACCCTACTAAAACCCCTAAGAATAAAGATATTACAACATTCTTAGTTATAAACGCCAATACTATTGCCACCACTGGTGGAAGCAAGGTAAGCACACCTAGCCTTATGGAATTCATATCCGCAGTTTCAGACACATCCGCCGCTAAAACCACTGTAGATAACATACAAATAAACATAACTGTCATTAACAAAATTGTTCTTTTTTTTATTTTCATGATAAACCCTCCCCGCTTTTTATGTGAATACTTGGAAGGTAGATTCAATAAATATCAATGCTAGAACCTAAAAAAGGCCCTAGAGTATTCATACTCCAGGACCCATAATAACAAAACGTTAAATTAAAACAAAGGTTCCGTTGCATGATAGCTCTCCACAAATTAAAATTTGCGACAATTAAACATATATTTTATGTAAAACCAGAAATAGAACATTAAAGCATTAGTTCTACCCTTCGGCGATAACTCCTTTTACCTTACATCATAGTGCTTAACTTAGTAAAGTTACTCTTAGATACCGCGCCTCTATCACAACCATATTCACTTTATACACATTTATACACTATGTTAAAGTGCTTGTCAATGTAAATTTTTGTGTCCTTTAAATCATTTTATGATACTTTAAATAATAAACATATAATTAAAAGCTTATTTTTAAGCTTAAAGTCATCTTAATTATAATTACATATACACCTTAAATTATTATTATTTATAGTGTCTACTATTACTCCTTTTCAGAGGACTTATTTAAATTCTCTACAAAGCACAAATGATCCAGCCTTTTTAAAACCTTTTTATAACCTTCTTTTATATGCTTGTTGTTATAAAGCTCTTCATAGCTTATCTTTTCTATATCCACTTTTAAAATACTCTTAAAGTCTTCTCCATACAGTTTAACTAAAACAGACTTATATCCCTCACATATTTTATTAAAGTTACAGCTATCTTCACATGTACTACAATTTAATATATCAAAATTTAACTTTTCAATTATTCCATAAAGTTGATATATGTAACTTAATTCTTTAAGTGAATACTTGTCACTTAAAGAAGATACAACGCAGGAATAATCTTTATTTATAGGTATTGGATATTGTCTTTCTATACACCCTTTATTATCTCTTAAAAATCTTATACTTTGAAAGATAGTTGTGCATATGTCGAGCCTTATCATATTTGCATTTTCACAAAGCTTTTGTTTCTTGTATATTTCCTCATATTTTATATTTTCTTTCATAATCCTATACTGTTCTTCTATACTCTTTTTTGTATTTTTACTGCTTATAACCCAGCTACAAAATGCACCTATAAGTGTACCTAATATGATAGCTAAAGCAGATATAACTGTTCCTACTAAATGATCTGGTATTGTAATTAAACTCAAAAGCCTCACTCCTTGAATAAGTACTACTTATATTTATACCCAAAAAGTAAGGTTTTTATAAAACCTTTTATATAAACCTCATTTATTCATAGATATTTACTATGACATGTAGATTATCTTATCACTCATTTAATATTAATTTTTATATGAATATAACTTACCATTTTCTGCTTTTAAGAACTTATCTCCTTCAAAGCCACGTCTTTCAAGTTCTTTTCTGATTGAATACATTATAGCAGCATGACTTACTATAAGTATATTATCTTCCTCTTTAGCATTTTCTATTATTTCATCTAAAATATCTTTAACTCTAATCTTAGTAAGGTTTCTTATCTCTGGTTGAGATGGATGATTTCTAATCCAAGACACTCTTCCTATGACATCCCAAAGATAATAATGTAGTGGTAACCTTGTATTAAACCTTGACAGAGTTTGAATTTCACGAAGAGACTCTGTTACAATTATATCTCCTTTATATATACTTTTAGCTGTGAATATAGCCCTTGAAAGATTACTACAATAACATTTATTCCATCTTACCTCACCTAATTCTACTTCTTTTTCAAACACCTCTGAAATGTTATATCTATTTGCATACTCATTATATTCTGTTGAATTCATATATTTTTTATGTTCTATATTAACTTTAAAGTGCCTTACTAGTCCTATCCTCAATCTTATCCCCCCAATGTTTGTGTTAAAATTATATCTTTATAGCTATACTGCTATTTAAATCTTATATCTTTGTATTATATATCATTTCTATGTGTGGTATATTATCCTCTAAATATTCATCTGAAACTTCTTTAAATCCTAGTGATTCATATAGTCCTTTTGCGTAAACCTGAGAAGATAATCTAATCGAATCTTCTTTTAAAGATACTTGAATAAATTCTATAGCGTTTTTCATAAGTTCAAATGCAAGTCTTTTTCTTCTATATGGTTTTTTAATAATAACCCTACCTATAGAAACTTCTTCATAGGATAATCCTTTTTTAAGGATTCTTGCATAAGCTATAATCTCTTTTCCTTCTTTATAATAAACATGATAACAAAACTTATCCTTACCATCACAATCCTCATAGGCGCAGTTTTGTTCAACAATAAATACTTCATTTCTTAAAGAAAGGATATCATACAATTCATCTAAGGAAAGTTCATTAAACTCTTTTATAAATACTTGCATATTTTCACCTACCACCTAAAATTAATGTACTACATGTTATTATTGTAACCTTAATTATATCATATGAAGACAAATTAAATATGTAATCCATGATATTCTTTAATATCTAAAGGTTCTAAATTTATCATATAAAAATAGAGATAGGCTTTACCCTATCCCTATTTTTTCATAAATTATTGTGTTTTTATTATCTACATAATAGGTAATTATAAAATTTAATGATGTTTTATAAAAACAACTTTATAATGCACATATTAAATATATTAATTATCCAAGCACCTACTGGTGGTACAACGAATAAAACTATTGGAAGTGCCCCTTCTCTTTCAGTTAAGCATTGCAAATTACTCATTGTACTTGCTGGCATTCCTACACTGAACCCTATTAATCCCGTTGCAACGTAAGATGCTAGCGGATTCTTTTTATACAATTTAAATACCAAGTAATAACTTAGTGCTATTAACCAAGCTAATTGTATAATCATAAGAACTAAATTATATAAGCTTACTTTAAATATCATTGTTATATCAAACATAGAAAATGTAGTTATAAGTAGCATGGATAAACAAAAATTACCTATAAGATTTACATTAGGTGCTTTAACCTCATAGACCTTTGAATCGTCAAAAATCCATCTTAGTATTAACCCTAATATAAAACCTCCTCCTGCTGGATTTATATATTTACTAAATCCATATTGAGTTGGCAACAATGAAATGGCTATCCCCACCACAAAGATTAAAATATATTGCAAAAATTCTTGAGGTGTAAAACTCGGTGCTGGTATACTTAAATTTTTGGACAAGTCTACCTTATTTTTTAACTTCTTAAAAAATAACCCACCTACTATAGAACCTATGTATAAAGTTAGTATAGAAAGGGATGTAAGTGACTGCATTACTGGTTTACCGCCTTCTAGGAAACTAGGTACAAGTCCCCCTAATGTGTGATCACCCATAAGTCCTAATGAGCCTGATATAATTATGTCATAGGATGATTTTCCAAGACCCTTTCCTATTCCAAGGCTTACTACGTTTTGCATTAAAGCTACCATTATAACTAAAAACAAAAATAATAACTGTAACTTTAAATTTTTCTTAAATGTAGCAAAGTCTATTCTAAGACCTATAGATAAGAAAAATCCTGCTACAAATATAGGAAGTGCAGAGAAGTCTAATTTTAAGGTAACATAATTCTTTGCAATAGCTAAAACTATGGAAAATAGCAGTCCTCCTATCACTGGTGCCGGCACGTAACTATCTCTTAAAACCTTTACACCTTTTTGGAGAGTATATCCTATAACTAGGAATATTATAAGTAATGATAATGTTTGAATTATATTAAGCTCCATAACTAAAATTCCGCCCTACTTAATTATTTTCATCTTTATTTAATTTATCATCTTCATATAACTTTTCTGCTATATATGCGGCTACTTCCCCAGTAATCTTTATGCAATGAGATTTTCTTTCTGGTGATGAAAATTCAAAGTTTCTTGTCATTACTCTGCAACAAGTACTCTTATATATCCCCTTTATATGATCATGCAAATCTGCTGACACTGGAAACATCTTTTCTTGCATAGCTTCTCCATGCTCTCTTCCATAAACCATACCTAATGCCATTACACCTCCACTTACTGCTCCACAGACACACCCTGATTTACCAATACCTACTGGAAATCCTGAAGCTAATTTTGTAACATTCTCATCGTAAGGCTTGTCTAACATATCATTAATAGTTTTAACTACAGCTTCTGAACAAAAGAATTCCCCTCTTTCAAAATATCCCTCTGCAGTGTGTCTTACTTCCTCAATAAACTGATCCTTTTCCATATAAATACCTCCTAAATATATTTTCCGACCTTAAATGTATCATTGAGCAAATTGCTTGTCCAATAGTTAATGTAAATATTAATAGTAAGAACTATTAATATTTCAAATACTTAGTTCTTACTATTAACTTATTATATAAACTTGTAATTAACTCTAATTATGTTTTTTTACATAAAAATAGACCGGTAAACCTAAAATGGTTATAACCGTCCCATATAATGCATATATCGGATTAGTTATCATAGTGCTTATTATTATATATGTACTTCCTATTATTCCAACCAAAGGTATAAATGGATATAAGGGAACTCTATAAGTCCTTTCTAAGTCTTTAAAATTCTTTCTAAGCAAAAATATCCCTGCTACAGCCATAGTGAAAAATATCCAAAGTACGAACATTACTAGATCTGTTAACATGTCAAATGAACCAGACAAAACATATAAACAAGCTAAAAACATTTCAAACATAAATGAATTAGCAGGAGTTCCAAACTTATCATTCACCTTTCCAAAAAACTTATTATAAGGAAGTAACTTCTCTTCTGCCATAGCAAACGGTACCCTAACACCTGTCATAATATAACCATTTAAAGCTCCTAAAATTGAGAGTAAAATACCTGCTGATATAAATTTTGCACCTATTCCACCAAATAATACTATAGCAGCATCTGAAGCAGGCTTATCTGAAGATATTATAGCTTCCACTGATATTATCTTTACAAGTGCTAAATTTATAAGGACATAAATAACTATAGTTATCAAAAGCCCTGATATAATTGATTTTGGCAAATCCCTTTTAGGATTCTTTAATTCACCCGCCATATTAGTAACACTCATCCATCCATCATAAGCCCATAGAGTTCCTAAAATGGCTGCTCCGAAGCCTGTTACTGTACCTCCACTGAAGTTGTTTATTACAATTCCCTTTGATGTTCCTCTAGTAAATCCTAGTAAGATTATTACTAATATAGGTAATAACTTAGCTACGGTTATTATTCCTTGTATCTTACTTCCAAGTTTTGTAGATATCACATTAAGTAATGCTAAAAATAGTAATAATCCTATAGCTACAAGCTTTTGCTCTTTTGATGTAAGTGGTATAAACGCTGTAACTTGAGTTGCTAAAACAATAGCCAATGCAGCTATTGATCCAGGTACATAAACTAATGTCTGAACCCATCCAAATAAAAAGGCCCACTTTTCACCATATAAGACTTTAAGATATATGAATAGTCCCCCTGTCTTTGGTATTGCTGATGCAATTTCAGCTACAGTAAGTGCTGAAGCCAAAGCTATAATTCCTCCTACTATCCAAGCCATAATAGCTAATATTGGAGACCCTGCATTTCTAAATACTATAGATGGCTTGAAAAATATTCCTGATCCTATTACCATTCCAATAACTATTGCCATAGCATCAAATAATCCAAGGCTTTTTTTTAAAGTGTTATTATCTTGTTTTTCCATCAACTTCTTCCTTTCTTTATACATATATAAATAATATATTAGCTTACTATTCATATTTCATATAAGAGAAGTGCTATATACCATATAGAATCTTAGCACTTTCATTTT
It includes:
- a CDS encoding GNAT family N-acetyltransferase, coding for MQVFIKEFNELSLDELYDILSLRNEVFIVEQNCAYEDCDGKDKFCYHVYYKEGKEIIAYARILKKGLSYEEVSIGRVIIKKPYRRKRLAFELMKNAIEFIQVSLKEDSIRLSSQVYAKGLYESLGFKEVSDEYLEDNIPHIEMIYNTKI
- a CDS encoding C-GCAxxG-C-C family protein, with the translated sequence MEKDQFIEEVRHTAEGYFERGEFFCSEAVVKTINDMLDKPYDENVTKLASGFPVGIGKSGCVCGAVSGGVMALGMVYGREHGEAMQEKMFPVSADLHDHIKGIYKSTCCRVMTRNFEFSSPERKSHCIKITGEVAAYIAEKLYEDDKLNKDENN
- a CDS encoding sodium/glutamate symporter codes for the protein MELNIIQTLSLLIIFLVIGYTLQKGVKVLRDSYVPAPVIGGLLFSIVLAIAKNYVTLKLDFSALPIFVAGFFLSIGLRIDFATFKKNLKLQLLFLFLVIMVALMQNVVSLGIGKGLGKSSYDIIISGSLGLMGDHTLGGLVPSFLEGGKPVMQSLTSLSILTLYIGSIVGGLFFKKLKNKVDLSKNLSIPAPSFTPQEFLQYILIFVVGIAISLLPTQYGFSKYINPAGGGFILGLILRWIFDDSKVYEVKAPNVNLIGNFCLSMLLITTFSMFDITMIFKVSLYNLVLMIIQLAWLIALSYYLVFKLYKKNPLASYVATGLIGFSVGMPASTMSNLQCLTEREGALPIVLFVVPPVGAWIINIFNMCIIKLFL
- a CDS encoding NADP-dependent glyceraldehyde-3-phosphate dehydrogenase → MTKDTFKNLKDENKTYKNLYDGYWKESKSGKYTEIFSPIDNSLIGKIQSMNKDEVDKAIMNSKEAQVLWQEIPVNRRSDILNRAADILYEKAEELAEILTMEIAKDRKSSISEIQRSADYIRFTADAAKNLEGETIPGDSFPGTKRNKISVVTRVPLGVVLAISPFNYPVNLSASKIAPALMAGNSVVLKPPTQGAISALYLAEVFNMAGLPKGVLNTITGRGSEIGDYSVTHKEVDFINFTGSTEVGQHISRITTMKPLLLELGGKDAAIVLEDADLDITVDNIVSGAYSYSGQRCTAVKRVLVMQSVADMLVEKLKDKISKLKSGDPREEAVIITPLINKASADFVMGLMEDADKKGAKLLVGGKRDGNLVYPTLYDNVTLDMRLAWEEPFGPILPIIRIKSIDEAINIANESDYGLQSSVFTKDIDKAFYIANKLEVGTVQINNKPERGPDHFPFLGVKSSGMGIQGIRYSIEAMSRPKAVVFNLNNVE
- a CDS encoding APC family permease yields the protein MEKQDNNTLKKSLGLFDAMAIVIGMVIGSGIFFKPSIVFRNAGSPILAIMAWIVGGIIALASALTVAEIASAIPKTGGLFIYLKVLYGEKWAFLFGWVQTLVYVPGSIAALAIVLATQVTAFIPLTSKEQKLVAIGLLLFLALLNVISTKLGSKIQGIITVAKLLPILVIILLGFTRGTSKGIVINNFSGGTVTGFGAAILGTLWAYDGWMSVTNMAGELKNPKRDLPKSIISGLLITIVIYVLINLALVKIISVEAIISSDKPASDAAIVLFGGIGAKFISAGILLSILGALNGYIMTGVRVPFAMAEEKLLPYNKFFGKVNDKFGTPANSFMFEMFLACLYVLSGSFDMLTDLVMFVLWIFFTMAVAGIFLLRKNFKDLERTYRVPLYPFIPLVGIIGSTYIIISTMITNPIYALYGTVITILGLPVYFYVKKHN
- a CDS encoding Na+/H+ antiporter NhaC family protein, coding for MKKRTILLMTVMFICMLSTVVLAADVSETADMNSIRLGVLTLLPPVVAIVLAFITKNVVISLFLGVLVGCFLLNLNGVNIFMALFYSFLDLVKYVLNSLANPWNAGIILQCLTIGGLIALITKMGGTKAVAKALAKRAKGPISAQVITWFLGLLVFFDDYANSLIVGPIMKPVTDSMKVSREKLSFIIDATAAPIAGLALISTWIGYELSLIKDGYLAIGQEVDAFGMFISTIPYRFYNIFILLFTLFTAIFLREFGPMLKAERRARTTGKVMSDTASPMLVENADEMEPKEGIKLSIWNAIIPIGTLIVGAFAGFYYNGYITIMAGGDVVAQSIVTSSPLSIRAIQSAFGNADASIVIFQAALLASMVAILMGIFKKIFKIGEAIDIWVGGMKSLIITGVILLLAWSLSSVIKELGTAKYLVSLLSDTIPQFLLPTIIFLLGSIISFATGTAYGTMGILMPLTIPLASSMSSDPKFVIMSIGAVLTGAIFGDHCSPISDTTILSSMGSGCDHLDHTKTQIWYAMFVAMFAVIFGYIPVGLNVPVYIVLPVDVIILGVLVYLIGKPVEVKESK
- a CDS encoding histidine phosphatase family protein, whose amino-acid sequence is MRIGLVRHFKVNIEHKKYMNSTEYNEYANRYNISEVFEKEVELGEVRWNKCYCSNLSRAIFTAKSIYKGDIIVTESLREIQTLSRFNTRLPLHYYLWDVIGRVSWIRNHPSQPEIRNLTKIRVKDILDEIIENAKEEDNILIVSHAAIMYSIRKELERRGFEGDKFLKAENGKLYSYKN
- a CDS encoding pro-sigmaK processing inhibitor BofA family protein, producing MVIESVIAFIVALILLFIIVKLFSWPLKILFKLIINGVFGALTLLLVNFIGGYFGVTVGINAVTALIAGFFGVPGVIFLVIFKNFL
- the proS gene encoding proline--tRNA ligase — protein: MSKNKKFVESITPMSEDFAKWYTDIVKKAELTDYSTVKGCMIIRPYGYAIWENIQKELDAKFKATGHENVYMPLFIPESLLEKEKDHVEGFAPEVAWVTHGGEEKLAERLCVRPTSETLFCEHYSKIIQSYNDLPKLYNQWCSVVRWEKTTRPFLRTTEFLWQEGHTAHATQKDAEEETIKMLNVYADFCENVLAMPVIKGQKTEKEKFAGATSTYTIESLMHDGKALQNGTSHNFGDNFAKAFNIQYTDKNGTLQYVHQTSWGVTTRLIGSIIMVHGDDSGLVLPPKIAPIQVVIVPIAQHKEGVLDKAHELKDRISKVASVKLDDSDKMAGWKFNEYEMKGIPVRLEVGPKDIENNQVVLVRRDTREKLVVSIDELEVKLEELLEDIQKSLFEKAKTLRDEKTYSATTMEEFKEIADTKPGFIKSMWCGETSCEEKIKEIAGTSSRCMPFNQENLSDKCVCCGKDATHLVYWGKAY